From a single Clostridium isatidis genomic region:
- the flgC gene encoding flagellar basal body rod protein FlgC, translating into MGLFNTMRVSASGLSAERLRMDTITSNIANATTTRGENGKPYVRKIAVFQENLDKEKGIKGVKAVGIVEDTSPLQQVYDPAHPDADENGYVTMPNVNILNEMADMIAASRSYEANADTLNATKSMFMKTLELGK; encoded by the coding sequence ATGGGATTATTCAATACGATGAGAGTTAGTGCAAGTGGGCTTTCTGCAGAAAGACTAAGGATGGATACAATTACATCTAATATAGCAAATGCAACCACTACAAGGGGAGAAAATGGGAAACCATACGTTAGAAAAATTGCAGTTTTTCAAGAAAACTTGGATAAAGAAAAGGGAATAAAGGGAGTTAAGGCTGTAGGAATTGTTGAAGATACTTCGCCTCTCCAACAAGTATATGATCCAGCCCATCCTGATGCGGATGAAAATGGTTATGTAACTATGCCTAATGTAAATATATTAAATGAAATGGCAGATATGATTGCTGCTTCTAGATCTTATGAAGCAAATGCAGACACATTAAATGCTACTAAAAGTATGTTTATGAAAACTTTAGAGCTTGGTAAATAG
- the flgB gene encoding flagellar basal body rod protein FlgB, giving the protein MNINNNDSTYKMLKLGLGASSLRGKVIANNIANINTKNFKKSYVTFEENLTNEKNKLSLKKTNIEHISGKNDKSLISIEQDNSTSMRQDGNNVDLDLEKVNQAANTMMYNALITQANSKLTMTKSVISGGN; this is encoded by the coding sequence ATGAATATTAATAATAATGATAGCACATATAAAATGTTAAAATTAGGGCTAGGCGCTTCTTCTTTAAGGGGGAAGGTTATAGCAAATAATATTGCAAATATTAACACAAAAAACTTTAAAAAATCTTATGTTACATTTGAAGAAAATTTAACAAATGAAAAAAATAAACTTTCATTAAAGAAGACTAATATTGAACATATTAGTGGTAAGAATGATAAATCTTTAATTTCTATAGAGCAAGATAATAGTACAAGCATGCGTCAAGATGGAAATAATGTTGATTTAGATTTGGAAAAAGTAAATCAAGCTGCAAATACTATGATGTATAATGCTTTAATTACTCAAGCTAATTCAAAATTAACAATGACAAAAAGTGTAATATCAGGAGGTAATTAA
- a CDS encoding flagellin: MRLLQNMDSLNIYNRYKKNLDVQSKIMNRISTGSKINSSKDNPNKMGVRENLRIQLKGIQMAERNIQDGISMLQAADGVLSSMNESLIRIKELTVQAGGVNSEEDLQIIQNEINQLKDSIDQMASNAEFNGVKLLSNKSSDNNNPTTLKHMVGANVGDNMEIPLYNITSENIFGGSLDINNGIGKSLEAIDGAINIVNSIRSKFGAIQSRLETSYENIQETTLNLQHAESRISDADLALEMADFARTSILSDTSTALMHQSNNFPQDVLRVLENMK; the protein is encoded by the coding sequence ATGAGATTACTTCAAAATATGGATTCGCTAAATATATATAACAGATATAAAAAGAATTTAGATGTTCAATCTAAAATAATGAATAGAATAAGTACAGGAAGTAAGATTAACTCATCTAAGGATAATCCTAATAAGATGGGAGTAAGGGAAAACCTTAGGATACAGCTTAAGGGAATACAAATGGCTGAGAGAAATATTCAAGATGGAATATCTATGTTACAAGCTGCAGATGGAGTATTATCTTCTATGAATGAGTCCTTAATAAGAATAAAAGAACTTACAGTTCAGGCAGGTGGAGTTAATAGTGAAGAAGATTTACAAATAATTCAAAATGAGATAAATCAGTTAAAGGATAGTATAGATCAAATGGCTTCAAATGCAGAATTTAATGGAGTAAAATTATTAAGCAATAAAAGTTCTGATAATAATAATCCGACTACATTAAAACATATGGTAGGAGCAAATGTTGGAGATAATATGGAAATACCTTTATATAATATTACATCTGAAAATATTTTTGGAGGAAGTTTAGATATAAATAACGGAATCGGTAAATCTTTGGAAGCCATAGATGGTGCAATAAATATAGTAAATTCTATTAGAAGTAAGTTTGGAGCTATTCAAAGTAGATTGGAAACAAGTTATGAAAATATCCAAGAAACAACATTAAATTTACAACATGCAGAAAGTAGAATAAGTGATGCAGATCTTGCATTAGAAATGGCAGATTTTGCGCGAACATCTATTCTTTCAGATACTTCTACAGCCTTAATGCATCAATCTAACAATTTTCCTCAAGATGTCTTGAGAGTTTTAGAAAATATGAAATAA
- the brnQ gene encoding branched-chain amino acid transport system II carrier protein, with product MKKNTKDATIIGFALFSMFFGAGNLIFPAYLGNKIGSQFLLGIIGFIITGVGIPLLAIVSCSMGDGTFDSISNKIGKNFSIILTILLFVAIGPMLAIPRTAATTYELAINPFFPKVPALLAMVIYFLINIFFVFKKSSVIDTLGKYLTPTLIILLGFIIIKGLLIPIDKIVSTNAVNVFSSSLLEGYQTMDAIAALLFAGIITKSLKVKGYNNKEMPSMLLKSSIIAGIGLAFVYGGLTFIGAQTVNLTLKNVGKTEILILISRNILGDLGPILIGVAMGLACLTTSIGLLTSGAEFFEKVSKGKLTYKFNAIIISIISLVIATLGVDKIIVLSVPILNVLYPVSITLIVTSLLNKLINNINAIRLATYTSLIFGLLSVIPEVNLNFIPLSNIGFSWVIPTIIAIFIGCIAFPNTYKKN from the coding sequence ATGAAGAAAAATACTAAAGATGCGACTATTATTGGATTTGCATTGTTTTCGATGTTTTTTGGTGCAGGTAATTTGATTTTTCCTGCTTATTTAGGAAACAAAATAGGAAGCCAATTTTTATTAGGAATTATAGGTTTTATTATTACTGGAGTGGGCATTCCTCTTTTAGCAATAGTTTCATGTTCTATGGGAGATGGAACTTTTGATAGTATTTCAAATAAAATAGGAAAGAATTTTTCGATAATACTTACTATTTTATTGTTTGTTGCAATAGGGCCTATGCTTGCAATACCTAGAACTGCTGCTACAACCTATGAACTTGCAATAAACCCATTTTTTCCAAAGGTACCGGCCTTATTAGCAATGGTAATATACTTTTTAATTAATATATTTTTTGTTTTTAAAAAAAGTTCTGTTATAGATACTCTTGGTAAATATCTAACTCCAACCTTAATAATATTACTTGGATTTATTATTATTAAAGGGTTACTTATTCCTATAGACAAGATTGTTTCTACTAATGCTGTTAATGTGTTTTCTTCATCTTTATTAGAAGGGTATCAAACGATGGATGCTATAGCAGCACTTTTATTTGCAGGAATAATAACAAAATCCTTAAAAGTTAAAGGATATAATAATAAAGAGATGCCTTCAATGTTATTAAAATCAAGTATTATTGCAGGAATTGGACTTGCTTTTGTTTATGGAGGTTTAACATTTATTGGAGCACAAACTGTAAATTTAACACTTAAGAATGTTGGAAAAACAGAAATTTTAATATTAATATCCAGAAATATATTGGGAGATTTAGGACCAATATTAATTGGAGTAGCAATGGGCTTAGCATGTTTAACCACATCAATAGGATTATTAACCTCTGGAGCAGAATTCTTTGAAAAAGTATCAAAGGGCAAATTAACCTATAAATTTAATGCTATAATAATATCTATAATAAGCTTAGTTATTGCAACCTTAGGCGTCGATAAAATAATTGTTTTATCTGTTCCAATACTTAATGTTTTATATCCTGTATCTATTACCTTAATTGTAACTTCTTTATTAAATAAGCTAATAAACAATATAAATGCAATTAGGCTTGCTACATATACTTCATTAATTTTTGGACTATTATCTGTAATTCCAGAAGTAAATTTGAATTTTATTCCTCTATCCAATATAGGATTTTCATGGGTAATACCAACAATAATTGCAATATTTATAGGGTGTATAGCTTTTCCGAATACATATAAAAAAAATTGA